From Acinetobacter sp. ASP199, the proteins below share one genomic window:
- the icmH gene encoding type IVB secretion system protein IcmH/DotU produces MNSINNAPSLFDDGQIGTGFQTNTKIDMHRHAATAGLVDLLHDGFYVVFLIRNQYVPSNLESFRQKVLDMLSRFETQARKLQFSAEDINDAKYAYCALLDETIVTQKDARFFDLQNFWMMSPLQLSLFGSQLAGYRFFEHMEEIRNKDKERLAVLEVYHYCLLLGFHGKYRIESMSQLNSLISRIGDQIDYLKGKKSFSPFAAIPDQIKHIIHRELPFFWILIFWLLFALTSFIGLHYVLSKDRNTAFAQYQNVISVPAEQAYITIHLP; encoded by the coding sequence ATGAATAGTATAAATAATGCGCCGTCTTTATTTGACGATGGACAGATTGGTACAGGTTTTCAGACCAATACAAAGATAGATATGCATCGACACGCAGCAACTGCCGGCCTGGTGGATCTATTACATGATGGATTCTATGTCGTTTTCCTGATCCGCAATCAGTATGTACCTTCGAATCTGGAGTCCTTCCGCCAGAAAGTGCTAGATATGCTGTCACGTTTTGAGACTCAGGCGAGAAAACTGCAATTTTCCGCAGAAGATATCAATGATGCAAAATATGCATATTGTGCTTTGTTAGATGAAACGATTGTCACCCAAAAAGATGCCCGTTTTTTTGATTTGCAAAATTTCTGGATGATGAGCCCGTTACAACTCAGCTTATTTGGCTCACAACTGGCTGGTTATCGTTTCTTTGAACATATGGAAGAAATCCGTAATAAAGACAAAGAGCGACTCGCCGTACTTGAAGTCTACCATTACTGTTTATTGCTAGGCTTTCATGGTAAATACCGGATTGAATCGATGAGCCAGCTGAACAGTCTGATCAGTCGTATCGGTGATCAAATTGATTACCTCAAAGGGAAAAAATCATTTTCTCCTTTTGCTGCCATTCCGGATCAGATTAAACATATCATTCACCGTGAATTGCCATTTTTCTGGATTCTGATTTTCTGGCTGTTATTTGCACTGACAAGCTTTATTGGTTTGCACTATGTATTGTCCAAAGACCGTAATACGGCATTTGCCCAATATCAGAATGTAATTAGTGTTCCTGCAGAACAGGCCTATATCACTATCCATTTACCATAA
- the tssK gene encoding type VI secretion system baseplate subunit TssK, translating into MFKAEKVLWGEGLFLRPQHFQLQDAYHEQRLNHMIQASLPFAYGIQSIEFDETQLGMNILALSQIEMVWQDGEIYRAPAQDLLPEPIQLDTLNLRTEMAIYLALPMIQASKQNLHVHDHSQSSRYHSHLSSTHDLFTNAATAEITLLRRRAEFKIFEISQGPEQVLDGYFYLPIGTMKRQSSGNFVLDHKFIPPILHIEASENLLNNLKHTLNIIRAKIKTIQNNNRENEQKLIEFRSGDIVSFWLVNALNTAHATLNHILQYPRIHPERLYSELLRLTGSLLTFSNAYAVDHLPQYQHHHLQESFGQLDVILRELLDTIISNRYISIALKETRPSYWVGSLETDKISRDTRLYLAVSSSVMPVHDLIAYVPIRFKVGGTVDVEQRVISALPAVPVQHLIQVPTAIPVRSGVSYFEIEPNNELYQRMIESETICVYIPSGFQDLSIELIAVING; encoded by the coding sequence ATGTTTAAAGCAGAAAAAGTTCTTTGGGGTGAAGGCTTATTTTTAAGACCTCAGCATTTTCAGTTACAGGATGCTTATCATGAACAGCGTCTGAACCATATGATTCAGGCGAGCTTGCCTTTTGCCTATGGAATTCAGTCGATTGAATTCGATGAAACCCAGCTCGGCATGAATATATTGGCACTCAGCCAGATTGAAATGGTCTGGCAAGACGGGGAAATTTATCGTGCACCTGCACAGGACCTATTACCGGAACCTATACAACTTGATACCTTGAATCTGCGTACAGAAATGGCAATTTATCTGGCTTTACCGATGATTCAGGCAAGTAAGCAAAACCTTCATGTTCATGATCATTCCCAATCCAGTCGCTATCATTCCCATTTAAGCTCAACCCATGATCTATTTACCAATGCGGCTACAGCAGAAATTACCTTGTTACGCCGTCGTGCGGAATTCAAGATTTTCGAAATAAGTCAGGGGCCTGAACAGGTGTTGGATGGCTATTTTTATCTCCCGATTGGAACAATGAAACGCCAAAGTTCCGGGAATTTCGTACTGGATCACAAGTTTATTCCCCCAATTCTACATATCGAAGCATCAGAAAATCTGTTGAATAATTTGAAGCATACTTTGAATATTATTCGAGCCAAGATCAAAACTATTCAAAACAATAACCGGGAAAATGAACAAAAACTGATTGAATTCCGTTCTGGCGATATTGTGTCTTTCTGGCTGGTCAATGCCTTAAATACTGCACATGCTACCCTAAACCATATCCTGCAATATCCACGTATTCATCCAGAACGTCTATATTCTGAATTATTGCGTTTGACCGGATCCTTACTGACCTTTTCAAATGCCTATGCAGTCGATCATTTACCTCAATATCAGCATCATCATTTACAGGAAAGTTTTGGTCAGCTTGATGTGATTTTACGTGAATTGCTGGATACGATTATTTCAAACCGCTATATCAGTATTGCTCTGAAGGAAACCCGTCCATCCTATTGGGTTGGCAGTCTTGAAACTGACAAAATTTCCCGAGATACCCGTTTGTATCTTGCGGTATCGAGTAGTGTCATGCCAGTCCATGATCTGATTGCCTATGTGCCGATCCGTTTCAAGGTTGGCGGTACTGTCGATGTTGAACAACGCGTGATTTCCGCACTTCCAGCTGTGCCTGTTCAACATCTGATTCAGGTGCCTACCGCCATTCCAGTGCGTTCTGGGGTGAGCTATTTTGAAATCGAACCGAATAATGAACTGTACCAGCGAATGATTGAGTCCGAGACTATTTGTGTCTATATCCCAAGCGGATTCCAGGATCTTTCAATTGAGCTGATTGCCGTGATCAATGGATAA
- the tssA gene encoding type VI secretion system protein TssA, whose protein sequence is MTLDIEQLLAPISDHQPCGEDCSFSNDFHAIKKAKTQDDPLLDQGDWISEPRQADWHFVLNKSVELLSDRTKDLRLYTWLAEAWARTHGFAGIARGLELSHRSIQQYWQDMHPLIEDDDLDQRLGLLQGLINQIPVLMKQVPLVSQAPFYHLGNYESILHQKNVHLRQNQQTEDDETSTSNDEMQHFEQLLQATSRSVRLQNYQQVLDIQQHWQQLKTTLDELLGLDAPSFSSIDEQIDSIISQIKRLYKVEQLANQNPENLIPPTESGIQQVYTDTSSSVVQTQFRLQPQNHLANREQALKVLNEIADYFQTHEPHSPVSYMLQKTIRWSQMPLHEWLAQVIKNDNPLEQVQELLGVHDMNNSNNEW, encoded by the coding sequence ATGACTCTAGATATTGAACAACTGCTTGCCCCCATCTCTGATCATCAGCCATGCGGTGAGGATTGCTCATTTTCAAATGACTTTCATGCTATTAAAAAAGCTAAAACTCAGGATGATCCTCTGCTGGATCAAGGCGACTGGATTTCAGAACCACGTCAGGCGGACTGGCATTTTGTACTGAATAAGTCAGTTGAGCTGTTAAGTGATAGAACTAAAGACCTGCGTCTTTATACCTGGTTAGCTGAAGCTTGGGCAAGAACTCACGGATTTGCAGGAATTGCTCGTGGACTGGAACTGAGTCATCGCAGTATTCAGCAATATTGGCAGGACATGCATCCTTTAATTGAGGATGATGACCTGGATCAGCGCCTAGGTTTGCTGCAAGGATTGATCAATCAGATTCCTGTCTTGATGAAACAGGTTCCTCTTGTCAGTCAGGCACCGTTTTATCATTTGGGAAATTATGAGTCTATTTTACATCAGAAAAATGTGCATCTGCGTCAGAATCAGCAGACTGAAGATGATGAGACTTCCACTAGCAATGATGAAATGCAGCACTTTGAACAATTGCTACAGGCAACTTCCCGCTCGGTACGGTTGCAAAACTACCAGCAGGTTTTAGATATTCAACAGCACTGGCAGCAACTCAAAACTACCCTGGATGAATTATTGGGTTTAGATGCACCGAGTTTTTCTTCGATTGATGAACAGATTGATTCGATCATTTCCCAGATTAAACGCCTATATAAAGTGGAACAGTTAGCGAATCAAAATCCTGAAAACTTAATCCCACCGACAGAATCAGGAATTCAGCAAGTTTATACGGATACTTCCTCTTCTGTTGTTCAAACTCAATTCAGGTTACAGCCACAAAATCATCTGGCCAATCGGGAACAGGCATTGAAAGTCTTAAATGAAATTGCTGACTATTTTCAGACCCATGAACCGCATAGCCCGGTGAGTTATATGCTGCAAAAAACTATTCGTTGGAGCCAGATGCCGCTGCATGAATGGCTGGCACAAGTAATAAAAAATGATAATCCCCTGGAACAGGTTCAAGAGTTACTGGGTGTACACGATATGAATAATTCAAATAATGAGTGGTAA
- the tssH gene encoding type VI secretion system ATPase TssH: MNNLKILITKLSDHARLCLEKSANTCINQQNYEIEIEHFFLEFLSHEQPNDIQLLIKHYKLSKDDLLDDLKESLIHLNKGNSRTPIFAKSIIRLLEQAWLLASAEKEPVIRSGHLLVALLTASDLYQIAMRSSSIFELIPIDTMKHKFLDLCQDSIENPPAQAHLSQSVTAANSQNLIKKTPALDQYTINLTQKAIEGKIDPVIGREFEIRLMLDILMRRRQNNPILTGEPGVGKTAVVEGLALKIARHQVPDALKNVQLHVLDMGLLQAGASVKGEFENRLKQVIQEVQSSSHPIILFIDEAHTLIGAGGQAGQNDAANLLKPALARGELRTIAATTWAEYKQYFEKDAALSRRFQVVKVEEPTEAVAIYMLRGMIPVMAQHFNLQIDDEAIVAAVHSSHRYISGRQLPDKAISVLDTAAARVALTQNAQPAQLNHLQAQLHNLELEHKLLTQENQNLPIHHARLNDLSKKVADLKQDIHYLAEQWQRELQIVQQILDIQAQEHDEKSSLKIAELRLELAEIQQKNPLVFERVNASIIHEIISDWTGIPVGKMINDEIRQVLQLEDRLAERVMGQDYALQQLVQGIKTSKAKLEDPNKPQGVFLLVGPSGVGKTETALALANELHGGESHLITINMSEYQEAHTVSSLKGAPPGYVGYGQGGVLTEAVRRNPYSVVLLDEIEKAHSDVQELFYQVFDKGMLEDGEGRMIDFKNTTILLTSNAGSSAIMQACLNQQTESWPSANELIEQLKPSLYKQFKPAFLGRMQIVPYFPLHDDLLIRIIEHKLGKIIQRVQAQYKTEVTYSDDLLELILSRCTEVDSGARNVDHILNASILPALATEILMALSEEKVPEKIQIDVENDELIYLLDLPQAKAKTKRSRKMKTNAV, encoded by the coding sequence ATGAATAACCTAAAGATTTTAATTACTAAATTATCTGATCATGCACGTTTATGTCTTGAGAAATCCGCCAACACCTGTATCAACCAGCAAAATTACGAAATCGAAATTGAACATTTTTTTCTGGAATTTCTGTCGCATGAGCAGCCGAATGATATCCAGTTGCTGATTAAACACTATAAGCTCTCCAAAGATGACTTATTAGATGACCTGAAAGAGAGTTTAATTCATCTTAACAAAGGAAATTCACGTACTCCTATTTTTGCCAAGTCAATTATCCGTTTACTTGAGCAAGCTTGGCTATTGGCATCTGCTGAAAAAGAGCCTGTCATCCGTAGTGGACACCTGCTGGTAGCTTTATTAACTGCTTCCGATCTGTATCAGATTGCAATGCGTTCATCCTCTATTTTTGAACTGATTCCGATTGATACAATGAAGCATAAGTTTCTGGATTTATGTCAGGACAGTATCGAAAATCCGCCAGCTCAAGCTCATCTTTCCCAGTCAGTAACAGCTGCAAACTCTCAAAATTTAATCAAAAAAACACCAGCACTAGATCAATACACCATCAACCTGACCCAGAAAGCTATCGAGGGAAAAATTGATCCAGTGATTGGACGTGAATTTGAAATTCGCTTAATGCTGGATATTTTAATGCGCCGTCGACAGAATAATCCGATTTTGACGGGTGAACCGGGGGTTGGTAAAACTGCGGTGGTTGAAGGTTTGGCACTAAAAATTGCCCGGCATCAGGTACCTGATGCCCTGAAAAATGTACAATTACATGTACTGGACATGGGACTGTTACAGGCTGGTGCCAGTGTTAAAGGTGAATTTGAAAACCGTCTCAAACAAGTAATTCAGGAAGTACAAAGCTCATCTCATCCAATCATCCTGTTTATCGATGAAGCGCATACCTTAATTGGGGCTGGTGGTCAGGCAGGCCAGAATGATGCTGCCAATTTACTTAAGCCTGCTCTGGCACGTGGAGAACTACGAACTATTGCAGCAACCACCTGGGCTGAATATAAACAGTATTTTGAAAAAGATGCAGCTCTCAGCCGCCGTTTTCAGGTTGTCAAAGTTGAGGAGCCGACTGAAGCGGTCGCGATTTATATGCTGCGTGGCATGATTCCGGTGATGGCCCAACATTTTAATTTACAGATTGATGATGAAGCGATTGTTGCTGCGGTGCATAGTTCGCATCGTTATATCAGTGGACGTCAGTTACCAGATAAAGCGATTAGTGTCCTAGATACTGCAGCCGCTCGGGTTGCCTTGACCCAGAATGCACAACCGGCTCAACTCAATCATCTGCAAGCACAATTGCATAATCTGGAATTGGAACACAAGCTATTAACCCAGGAAAACCAGAATCTGCCAATTCATCATGCAAGACTAAATGATCTTTCTAAAAAAGTTGCAGATTTAAAACAGGACATTCATTATCTAGCTGAACAATGGCAACGAGAATTACAGATTGTTCAGCAGATCCTGGACATTCAGGCACAAGAACATGATGAAAAATCTAGTCTAAAAATTGCAGAATTACGCTTAGAACTGGCTGAGATCCAGCAAAAAAATCCACTGGTGTTTGAACGTGTGAATGCCAGCATCATTCATGAAATCATTTCGGATTGGACAGGTATTCCAGTGGGCAAGATGATCAATGACGAAATCAGGCAGGTATTACAGCTTGAAGACCGTTTGGCCGAGCGCGTAATGGGACAGGATTATGCCCTGCAGCAACTGGTACAAGGTATTAAAACGTCTAAAGCCAAACTGGAAGACCCGAACAAGCCACAAGGTGTTTTCTTATTAGTGGGACCAAGTGGTGTCGGTAAAACTGAAACTGCCCTCGCCCTAGCCAATGAACTGCATGGCGGTGAATCGCATCTGATCACGATTAATATGTCTGAATATCAGGAAGCACATACAGTTTCTTCATTAAAAGGCGCACCTCCAGGTTATGTCGGCTATGGTCAAGGTGGCGTACTGACGGAAGCTGTTCGCCGTAATCCATATAGCGTGGTTCTGCTAGATGAAATTGAAAAAGCACATAGTGATGTACAGGAACTGTTTTATCAGGTCTTTGATAAAGGCATGCTGGAAGATGGCGAAGGTCGTATGATTGATTTTAAAAATACCACAATCTTACTGACTTCAAATGCAGGATCATCTGCGATTATGCAGGCCTGTCTCAATCAGCAAACTGAAAGCTGGCCAAGTGCAAATGAGCTGATTGAACAGCTCAAGCCAAGTTTATATAAGCAGTTTAAGCCGGCATTCTTGGGGCGTATGCAGATCGTACCTTACTTCCCGCTGCATGATGATCTGCTCATCAGAATCATTGAGCATAAACTTGGCAAAATTATCCAACGTGTACAGGCACAATATAAGACTGAAGTGACTTATAGCGATGATCTGCTAGAACTCATCCTAAGCCGTTGTACAGAAGTTGATAGTGGTGCCCGTAATGTGGATCATATTCTTAATGCCAGTATATTGCCTGCTTTAGCCACTGAAATTTTGATGGCGCTCAGTGAAGAAAAAGTTCCTGAGAAAATTCAGATTGATGTGGAAAATGATGAACTTATTTATCTTTTAGATTTACCACAAGCTAAAGCAAAAACTAAACGCAGCCGAAAAATGAAAACGAATGCGGTATAA
- the tssB gene encoding type VI secretion system contractile sheath small subunit codes for MAKRESVQKKLQRIRPPRVQLTYDVEVGDAREVKELPFVVGVLGDFSAASELEKTKLKDKKFINVDLDNIDEVMESLAPRANFQVENTLTEEGGRMSVDLTFNSMDDFKPEQVVQQVDPLRRLVNARERLTDLRNKISNNERLEDLLDEVLKSTDQIRKMSVEAENE; via the coding sequence ATGGCTAAGCGTGAAAGTGTACAGAAGAAATTACAGCGGATTCGTCCACCACGGGTGCAATTGACTTACGATGTAGAAGTCGGTGATGCGCGTGAAGTAAAAGAATTACCCTTTGTGGTCGGGGTACTTGGAGATTTTTCAGCAGCCTCTGAACTGGAAAAAACTAAACTAAAAGACAAGAAATTTATCAATGTGGATTTAGACAATATTGATGAAGTCATGGAATCACTGGCGCCACGTGCCAACTTTCAGGTTGAGAACACACTGACTGAAGAGGGCGGTAGGATGTCTGTGGATCTGACCTTCAATTCTATGGATGACTTTAAGCCAGAACAGGTGGTACAGCAGGTTGATCCATTACGTCGACTGGTGAATGCACGTGAACGTTTAACAGATTTACGCAACAAAATTTCCAATAATGAACGTCTGGAAGATCTGCTTGATGAAGTGCTGAAAAGTACGGATCAGATTCGCAAGATGAGCGTGGAGGCTGAAAATGAGTAA
- the tssC gene encoding type VI secretion system contractile sheath large subunit yields MSNLNAATAENVNVEEYSLLDSIVERSRIARTDEEHDRAKSLIGELAREVMAGTITVSDNMTLALDKRIAEIDALISTQLSKIMHHEEFQKIESTWRGLYYFCQETPSNSLIKIRMLNTTKKELIKDFQSATDFDQSTLFKKIYEEEYGSFGGAPYATLIGDFEFDRTPSDMYLLEQISHVAAAAHAPLISAASPSMFGLESFTDIDRPRDVSKIFETAEYVQWRSFRESDDARYVALAMPRVLGRLPYHPKEGTATEGFNYVEDVSGEDHNEYLWMNAAYAFGTRLTNAFDMHGWCAAIRGVEGGGLVEGLPVHTFKTNDGDVIFKCPTEIAITDRREKELSDLGFIPLVHCKNTDYAAFFGAQSTQKPKKYDTDAANANSALSSQIQYIMAVSRIAHYLKAMMRDKVGSFASAGNVEAFLNDWLSQYVLLDDGASQESKAQYPLREASIKVVENPAEPGHYKSVVFLRPHFQLDELSVSLRLVTELPQSSN; encoded by the coding sequence ATGAGTAATTTAAATGCAGCAACTGCGGAAAATGTGAATGTAGAAGAATACTCATTACTGGATTCTATTGTCGAGCGTAGCCGTATCGCGCGTACTGATGAAGAACATGATCGTGCCAAAAGCCTGATTGGTGAACTGGCACGTGAAGTCATGGCAGGGACGATCACCGTATCTGATAACATGACGCTTGCGCTGGATAAACGTATTGCCGAAATCGATGCACTGATTTCAACGCAGCTCAGCAAAATCATGCATCACGAAGAATTTCAGAAAATTGAATCGACCTGGCGTGGTTTATATTACTTCTGTCAGGAAACACCATCCAATTCCTTGATTAAAATCAGGATGTTGAATACCACTAAAAAGGAATTAATCAAGGATTTCCAAAGTGCGACAGATTTTGACCAAAGTACCTTATTCAAAAAGATTTATGAAGAAGAATATGGTTCTTTCGGTGGTGCACCTTATGCGACCTTGATTGGTGATTTTGAGTTTGATCGTACACCATCAGACATGTATTTGCTGGAACAGATCTCACATGTGGCAGCAGCAGCACATGCACCACTTATCTCGGCAGCGAGTCCAAGCATGTTTGGTCTTGAATCATTTACAGATATTGATCGTCCACGTGATGTGTCCAAGATTTTTGAAACCGCTGAATATGTGCAATGGCGTTCTTTCCGTGAAAGTGATGATGCACGCTATGTTGCACTTGCGATGCCACGCGTATTGGGGCGTCTGCCATATCATCCAAAAGAAGGTACGGCAACTGAAGGTTTTAACTACGTTGAAGATGTTTCTGGTGAAGACCACAATGAATATTTATGGATGAATGCAGCTTATGCCTTCGGTACCCGTTTGACCAATGCATTTGACATGCATGGCTGGTGCGCAGCGATCCGTGGTGTAGAAGGTGGTGGTTTGGTAGAAGGCTTACCTGTACATACGTTTAAGACCAATGATGGTGATGTGATATTCAAATGTCCAACTGAAATTGCCATTACTGACCGTCGTGAAAAAGAACTCAGCGACTTGGGCTTTATTCCACTGGTACATTGTAAAAATACCGATTATGCAGCGTTCTTTGGTGCTCAATCGACTCAAAAGCCAAAAAAATATGACACTGATGCAGCCAATGCCAACTCTGCTTTATCAAGCCAGATCCAATACATTATGGCAGTTTCGCGTATCGCGCATTATTTGAAAGCGATGATGCGTGACAAAGTCGGTAGCTTTGCCTCAGCTGGTAATGTCGAAGCCTTCCTGAATGACTGGTTATCACAATATGTATTACTTGATGATGGCGCTTCTCAGGAATCTAAGGCTCAGTATCCATTGCGTGAAGCATCAATCAAGGTTGTAGAAAATCCAGCTGAACCTGGTCACTACAAATCAGTGGTCTTCTTGCGACCACATTTTCAGCTTGATGAGTTGTCTGTATCCCTGCGACTGGTCACTGAATTGCCTCAATCGAGCAACTAA
- a CDS encoding type VI secretion system tube protein Hcp, which translates to MKDIYVQFRGKYKVDGESRDSEHKSWLEVNSWSHNIRQPKSATSSSVGGHTAERVEYSDMIFVKDLDATSPKLWEACSAGYTFDEVQIDFYRANGDKRIKYLQIKLKHVLVSQVTPSVNEEGVPTEAFGLKYAAVEWTYNQQDINGTQKGAVTKKWSLSNNTASYAA; encoded by the coding sequence ATGAAAGATATATACGTCCAATTTCGCGGCAAATATAAAGTAGATGGTGAATCACGAGATTCTGAACATAAAAGTTGGCTTGAAGTAAATTCCTGGTCACACAATATTCGCCAGCCAAAATCTGCGACTTCTTCAAGCGTAGGTGGTCATACTGCCGAGCGCGTAGAGTATTCTGACATGATCTTTGTCAAAGACCTGGATGCAACAAGCCCTAAACTTTGGGAAGCCTGTTCTGCCGGTTATACCTTTGATGAAGTGCAAATTGACTTTTACCGTGCCAACGGCGACAAGCGTATTAAATACCTGCAGATTAAACTGAAACACGTTCTGGTTTCTCAAGTAACACCAAGCGTGAATGAAGAAGGTGTACCAACTGAAGCGTTCGGTCTGAAATATGCTGCGGTTGAGTGGACTTATAACCAGCAGGATATTAACGGAACGCAGAAAGGTGCTGTGACCAAAAAATGGTCATTGTCGAATAATACTGCATCTTACGCTGCTTAA
- the tssE gene encoding type VI secretion system baseplate subunit TssE, translated as MSLDQLYPYGFRSTLFDRLLPQDKASTQGMSIQQLREAVAVDLEDLLNSRMAKLDHIIDDYTSIKQSILQFGIIDFVGLSTANPMDRDKICCSIEASISAHEPRLKQVRVEMLLDENNMGSLCLSIQAYLNIHPLYEPVVFDALLKPTTQQYVILPRL; from the coding sequence ATGAGTCTGGATCAGCTTTATCCTTATGGATTCCGTTCGACCTTGTTTGACCGACTTTTACCACAAGATAAAGCCAGTACACAGGGCATGTCCATTCAGCAATTACGTGAAGCCGTGGCGGTAGATCTGGAAGATCTATTAAATAGCCGCATGGCCAAACTGGATCATATTATTGATGACTATACTTCGATAAAGCAATCCATTCTGCAATTTGGGATTATTGATTTTGTCGGATTATCGACAGCCAATCCAATGGATCGCGACAAAATATGTTGCTCAATTGAAGCATCTATTTCAGCCCATGAACCACGGCTTAAGCAGGTCCGGGTAGAAATGCTACTGGATGAAAACAATATGGGTAGCTTGTGCTTAAGCATTCAGGCTTATTTAAATATCCATCCTTTATATGAGCCTGTAGTTTTTGACGCTTTACTGAAACCGACCACACAACAATACGTTATTTTGCCAAGATTATAA